GTACGGTgtgttatatgccaataaatttgtttaaaagtatatAATAAATCACTAACAAATAAACAATATGCTATTTCATAATTAAAAGAAAGTTTGAACCAGCTATGACCTGTCCCACTGCCTCCTAGTGGCTTACTACACATAGTGAGCCTGCAGAGCaggttgctgggtttgaacagctaacctgacagttagcaatccaatgcctaACTCAGGTCCACCAACGACCCTCTGCactcttgcatcttggcaggcatAAAAGATGTTGGAGGGTGGAGCATTCTCATTGTGAGTGGGAgtggggctggagcaacttgataAGGGAGCCATTCCCCAAAATCTGTCAAAACGGGTATCTACTCTTTTACTTCAAGCTCATGTGTTCCAGAATACTATTAAAACATCACAgaccttttccttttttccctaccgTTTTATGGGTCATGGGCATTTCTTTCAGGCTCTGTTGGTGAGTACAATCTACCAATGCCGAGCCATTTGCGCCGCCTAGAGGTCGTACTGCGGAAATTTACCCTACATATTTGAACATCTCTGTAAAGTTCTAGCTACATTTAAGAATGTTACCGGCAGCATTGTTTGAAAATAGCAAAAGGTTAACAACAATATAAACGTCTTTCAGTAAAGAACCATCCAAGTAAATTGTAGAAAATAAAGTCAATGGGTATCTATGCAatgctgaaaaagaatgagataaatctATTTGTGCTGATATAAAGATCTCCAACATCTATTAAGTATGAtgtaagatatatgtgtgtgtgtgtatatatatatatattgtgtgtatatatatatattatatatatatatacacacacacatatataattaaaGCCTTTATTAAAGAGCTGGACCAAGGGTAGGCTAGTACCTGGAAACTTCTTGATCCAGAACAAAGAAATTTCAAAATTCTTATAGTTCACAATAAGGGGCTGGCTCAGGGGGAGGGGTATTCTAGCTGTTACATTCTTATCCGTTTGGCAGGgtaatgggggtgggtgggggaacagCACAGTTGCAGGTGCTAATTCTTAGGGGATAGTATGCATTTCTTGCTAATTGGGCAGGCTGAGCTTGGACACCTCTGGAAGAGTCAAGGTCTCCTTGGAGGAGCTGGaaaagggaagaggagcagggggaggctaGCTGCTAGCAGGGGTTAGAGGAAGTATGAAACAAGACAGCATGTTAATCTAGGTGACTACACATAGTATTGTTCCAATTGCATAGACATAAACAGACATTGTATTCCATTTTCTATTAGTAATAGAAACCATGAATAATGCTACGCTTAttctatatctttttaaaatttatttttaaatttttattgggggctcgtccaactcttatcataatccatacatacatctattgtgtcaagcacatctgtagatttattgccatcattttcaaaacattttctacttgagcctttggaatCAGCTCCTGTATCTTTTCATTTTATCAATTATACCTTATAGCCATATAAAATGTCGGTATCATGGAATCTATAATATATAACTTTTAATTGCTCATATTAATTATCCCTGAGAACTTgcaaatttaaattaaaattttataaatacaCATTTATATTATTATAATGTCTTTACTGTATCCATGTTATTTATATCATTCTTAAAGGTTAATCTTTAAATAAACCTCAGTTCCATGGGTTTAAGGCCAAAGTCAGTGGCTAATGCATTTTGCTTAAGTCACTGTCTCTTGTCCATGCCCCCGCCCCCtgtaaaaaataaagaacaaaaacccATCGCAGTCAAGTTGATTTTGAGGACCTATAGACATACTTTTCAAGACCgtaaatcctcatggaagcagactgccacatatttACCCCACATCGTAGCCGGTGGACTCAACCCACCAATCTTTCAGTGAGCAGTAAAGCacttaacccctgcaccacccaaaccaaaaaaccaaaatctCTGCCATTGATTGAGTCGATGTCGACTGATaagaaccctgtaggacagagcagaattgcccctgtgagtttccaagaccatgacTCTTTTACAAGTGTggaaggcctcgtctttctccaagtagcagctggtagttttgaactgctgaccttgtagttagcagctcaatgctgatCACACAATGTGTTACCAGGGCTCTTTTGGGTACAGGTTGGGCACTCAAAAAATAAatgtgtggagagcaaatgtttggagaatgatgagggcaacaaatgtacaaatgtgcttacaactattgacgtatgtatggattgctatgagttgtatgagccccaataaaatgattttttttatgttTGTGGATCAATGGAGTGGCTTAGGAATGGAGGGGTAAACAAACAAGAGTATGATCCAGAGCAGGGTTTCCCAGAGTGGGAGGTACCAccctcggggggcggggggctgaaACCATCCAGGGGGTGCTGCAAAAGCGAATGCCTACACTTTATGCTAGATTATGGGCTACGGTACAAAAGTTTTTGATTGCCAGAGTGTGCGGAgtaattttgtttctgaaaaggtGGCAGTTTGGGAACTCAAGAATTAGAGTAACCTCTAGTTTAAAATGCAAGGAAAAAATTCCTGTCATGTGCAGAAAGCTCTGAGGTGAGGCTCCTGACTGGTTCCCGGGATAGCAGGATTTGCCATGTAAGGAAAGGCTGGTTTCTGCGCTAGGGAATCAGAACCCAGGTCTGGACATAGTTAAGCCCCCGGCTTGATCACAAGCCGTCTTTCTACATGCCCAACCCTTTCTGTGGGAGGGAATCTTAGAGGCAGAAGAGGTTTGGCTGCAGGGGAAGAAGCAAAAGAAGGAGAGAGGCAAAGTGCAAATCCTAGAGCTTTATTATGATCCTCGGGCACTGAAGAGTGGCCCGAACACCGAGATGAGTCAATGATGGgttcgaaggcccaccagtctcttcttccttcctcgtCCTGCCCCGATGCAGCAGCAGCAGGTCAAGTGCCTAGGAGGGAAATCAAGCGTGACAGGAACCCTAATACAGAGCTTCTCGCAGGTGACTGCAGTATCTACAGTTAGGTTGAATGAATTATTGAGCTGAAACCACGAGCAATGTAAGTGAAGAcatttgctctttttaaaaaatggctttcacaTCAAACGTACACGGAGCAGAATATTTTGGATCATAGTCTATTGATTCTCCatagcttttatgaaaaaataaatagctAGAAACGTGTGTGAGTTCAAGTTCTGTTTAAGTTAGTTCGATGGTGCTAGTGAAATTGATGAGTGGCGCTGGATCCCACCAATGTCTTCTCTGAGGTCGAGTGCTCTCGGCTCACACAAGCAATTGATAAGCAATCCCTGGGTTACTAATCCATTCTGTTCCTAAGTCTGCCTTTAAATTAAATTCGTATTTACGTCAAAAGAAACAGGTCTAACTCGTATCTAACAAACtagtcaaatgtttgtcttaaTATACAGTTTATAGTGTGCCTATCTGTGCATTTTTCTAtgcattaaaaaaacatttccagatacactaaaacatttaacatAATAACCACAATAATTAAAATATGTTGACATACACAACAAAGTAGCACCCATGTGTTATTACAAACCACTGTACATACCTCAAACATtttttgtttaaataaataaaaatctcctAGGGAAGTTCAGAGACCCCAGAGGGCCTGGGGGCCACCCTGTGAGCTAACAACGGCCAGGGCTCTGCCTCTTCCAAAGGGCTGGCAGCCAGCCACCATCTTTCCCCAGCTTTATGGTGTCGCAGCAAACTAGTTACCTGGTGCCTCAGCGCCGTCAGAATCATCCTGGGGAGGAAAAGACGGAAGCTTCAAGAGTCCGGCCAGCATCTGCGTTCACAAACGCTGCTCCCACCTTCCACACTCTAAGCTCCCTCTCGTGCGTCTTTAACCAGGCAGCATCTTGGGCGGCTAATGGGGCAGACCTAACCCCTGAAAAACCGCGGTACACAATAAAGAGCACGCTGCCGCACAGCATTAAGTTTCAGAGTTGCGCTGAGTTCTGTTCTGAGTAAAGACACTCCACGGGGCCAGTCTGCTGGCGGGTGGAGGCGTTGAGGGGGTGGTGAAAGGAGGTTGCCCTGCCGGAGTTGTCTAAAGGCTGGAAGAGAACACTCGACCTTGTGGGTCAAGTTGAGATTTGGCTAACCAACGCTGAACAGATACCGTGCGCCAGGGACCAGGATGGGCACTTCTTCTGAAGGGTGGAAAAGGACCCCGGGGCCCCAGGGCAGCAGGATTCACTCACATCCAGGTCATCCATCGCAGGGGGCGGGGCCTTGGTGCTGACCTTCTTCAAAAGCTGGTGGGAAGAGAAAAGGCGTCACAAGGGAGAGAGGGGTGAGGGACGAGAAATCTGTCTGTGGATGGACCGAGGGAGACCTTGCCCAGCCAGAGCCAGCCAGGCAACGGCCCCTTCTTCAAAGCCCCAAGACATCACTGGAATTGGTCAGAGAAAAGAAAATTGATATGCTCTTGAAAAGGAAattgaaatacacacacacacacacacacaggacacgCTCCTTACGAGTGCAGGTTGGTGTTAAAGTTCTTTACAAGATCAATAAATAAAAGCTGACACCAGGAAACCCAATTATTTATACATAACaagaaaactcgctgccatcaggtcaattctgactcatggtgaccctacagggcagggtagaactgtccttgtgaggagactctaactcttcttcacggagcaaaaagcctcatcttgctcctgaggagctgctgatggtttcaaactgctgaccttgtggttagtagcccgtgGGAAAGGTGCTGTTTGGGGAAACTAGGGAGTTCCTTTGTGGCGTCCATTCCACACTGCTGACTTTGACTTCCCACAAAGCTGTCTGGTTTGGGGGGGCGTGCGAGTGCGGGCGAGAGGAAGTAACACAGAGACTGGAAGTGGGAATCTGAGTTAGGGAAGAGTGGGGAAAGATTTTGCCAAACTTTCCCAGAACACAGTCTCTGCTCTGTGGCTAGCTGAATCTGCTTATACAATCTAACGATGGAACTGTCATGTCTCTCACCCGGACTAAATAAACATTGTGCAAGACAGGTTAAGAGTGTTAGCACCGATGAGTAGCCTGCCGGGGAAGCTGGGGGTTTCCGGCTGACGCTGACGACAGCTGCAAAACTGTGTAGCGAGCCGCAGAGGGTGATCAAGATAAGCAGGACGTGGCTGGTGTCTCTCACCTCGGCATAGTGTTCCACGTGAGCCAGCTCCGTCTCTTCATCCCCTTCCCAGTCCCTCCAGTTATCAAAGTCCACAGACAGCCACACTGGCTGAAAGAGAAACACGGTGTCACCAGCCATCAGGGCAGCAGCACAAATGCACGGAGGATGGCAGAAAGGGTCACTGGGGTACAGTTCCTCCACAGCACCCCTCCCCCTTCAGGCCGCAAAGAGTTACTAGACACTACTGAGTTCCACGCGCAATGCCACACGTGGTGGCCGTTGTCCTTAGGAGCTgtccagtccactctgactcacagcgaccccagggCCCCTTGCacatcagaaggaaacaccgccgctCCTGTGGCCTCCTCCCAACCGCCTCGTGCTTGAGCCCTTTGAAGCAGCCGTTGTGTCCACCCAACTGGTGGGAAGTCTTCCTCTTATTCGCTGCCCACTAGACATTGTAAGGACTCAAAAAGGAAGCCGTCTGCCAAGCAGGAGGTAAAGATTAACTAGAGAGCTAATCGACGCGGGCGGCAAAGCACATAAAAGTCAAACCAATGTGACCGACAAACTGCAGTCCTGGGGGTCAGAGGAGACCCTGCAAGGTTCGTGTCCCAGAGTTCTTACCTTTTCCAGGGAAAGAAGTTACCCGTGCATCCATTTAACAATATGCATTGAACCCGTACTATGGGCTAGTCCGTGAGCTTGGCTTTGGGACTTTAAAAGTTCAAACAATGTCCCAGCCATCGAGACCTAAGTGGAACGAGGCGATGGAAACGAATCATGGGGCACGTGGGTAACTGGGTGATGTAGGGGGCCTCTGGAATACAAGTACCAGGCGTCTTCGAGACGCAGGGatgtggagggggagctgggtTCGGTGGGCGTGTGCTATGGCAGTGGACGTTGTCCAGGGAAAAGGCACAGCTTGGACCAAGGGACCGGAGCCAGAAGCAGCCTGGTGAGTGCAAAGGGACTGCAGTTTGCCGAGGCTGGAACAGCGCGCTGGAAGCAGTGAGCACTGCGATAGGCGGCTGCCCAAGGGCAAGACGGCGAGATCTCTGTGCGGCCTTGTGTGTCTCGCCAAGGGGCTTGCCCTTGAAAGGCAGGAACTTACAAGCTCAAACGCCTGCAAGAGTCAGGGAGATGGTGACAAGGAATCAGGTCAGGTGGCGCCTCCGCCTCATGTAAAGCTCCAGTGCCAGGCATTGGGGCTTGAGACTCAGTGTGTCTGTTCACCTCTAGTGTTCAAGGTGTCATCTCCATTTTCACCCCCTCTGCAGTCCATTCTCTTTGTTGTTAGCAGGCACCGAAAAATGTGCACCAATCCAACTGTTTCAACATGCTCAGGCCCAATGGCATTGGTTAGTCTTCGAAATGCACACCCTCCTGCCCTCCAGTCCTGGGTTGTCCCACCCTCATCAGCATCAGCTCACGGCCCTCCGAGGTTCCGCTCTTACCTTCTGAAGTTGCTGTTGGTGAGTTTGATCTCACAaagaaagttttttgtttttttgtttttagatgGTTCTTAAGAGAGTCGAatgaatgctcaaggcagaccttcTTTATGAGTTAGGACAAACTTTGAATATCTGTTTAGGAAGAGCTGGTGGTGGCAGGGGTCGAGCGCTGGGCAGCTTGCTACAAAGCCTGGGGGCTGAACCCAGCGGCCACTCggcgggagaaagacggagcaATCGGCTTCCGTCAAAATTCACAGCCTTAGAAAGCCTGTGGAGCAGTttgactgccccatagggtccctAGGAACCGGACTCAGCTTGATAGGAGTGGGCTGGGTTGGGCTTACTGTTGGGTTTTAAGACTTCATGGCTTATTTTTCCTTTAAGGTTTCAAATGATCCCAGGGGAAGATCTCCACATTTTAACATATCAATAAAGTAAGCAATCAaaaccctttggaaccacgtgaagaCTGCTAAATCAAATGTACCCAAGACCCAGCCAGCAGGTCGCTAGTGCTCAAACTTCAGGTGAGAAGAAAGCACTGGCCGGGCTTCAGTGGGAAAAGATGGCCTAGTGTGTGTTTTACAAAGACGGGGCCCAGGCCAGCAGGGGGAGGACTGACAGAGGGCCAGAAACTAGGCAACACTCACAAGTCCGTAAAGATGCTCTGAACTAAGCCCAGTGGAGGATTCAAGACTACTGACATGGTCACTGTCAAAGGATCCTGCTCCCAAAGAGGAAAATGCAGAAAGGAATTTCAGACTCTTACAGAATCCAGATTAGAGCCACAGGGGCTGATGAATCATGGAAACTTCTGCCCTGAGGGCATCTTAAACCTTACGTTTTAAAAATCCACTTTACTCTCCAGCGCTGACGACCTCCCGGTGATCATGTCTCTCACAAAGGATTTCCTTCACTCTTCTCCCAAAAAggagaagagaaaacacaagaagCTTGAAGTGCCTGGTGCCGAGCCCCAACTCCTACTTCATGGGTGTCAAATGCCCAGGCTGCTATAAAATCACCATGGTCTTCAGCCAGGCACAAACAGTAGTTTTGTGTGTTGGCTGCTCTACTGTCCTCTGTCAGGAGGACAAGCAAGGCTCACAGAAGGATGCTCCTTCAGACGGAAGCAGCACTAAAAGACCCTGAGTCGAGATGAGTGGGAAACCATTCTAATAAACCCATTTTGgatacaaaaaaaatcccctttactcatcttaaaaccaaacaatagtttagcttaactaattatatatatatatatatatatatatatatatatatatatatatatatatatatatatatgtaaagtcTGCCTTCAGCATTGTGCTCTTTTCAGAGCTATCTATGTAGGTTCAgactgacaacagcaactcaaCTAGACAGACAGGAACCTTGGGGGCCGGTGAGTTTACGTCCATGGGGGAGAAACCATTAGAAAAGGTGAGAAGGGTCCCACAATGTGGAGACTGTCATCAAGGTCACCGAGTGGTGTACGTAGAAACAGTTGAGTGGGGGCACCGAGTTTGTGTTCCTAGTGGTGGAaccatttggaaaaggatatcaatcgtGGTTGAACAACacgaagaatataatcaatggcactgaattacgtgtggaagttgtggaattggagcatgttttgttgtgtatatttctgCCACAAGTAggaaaaaatgtatataaatgataattaatacaaggaagaagactgtgttctagaattgaatgtggtgataattgtacaactcttcattGATATGatggaattattgaattgtgtaacatggagatgaagtgctaataaaactattaaaagaaaacttgaattggtatatatttttgctaTATATAGTTTCCATGACAAAAAATaaagtttttaatatatatatatgaacatatatgagggggcttcagaaagttcatagaaATCCATAACTTATCCactctatttttccacaaactttgcaTGTGATTATAGATATATATACGCACGTATTGACATGTATAGAATTATGTATAGAATTATACATAAGAATGTTGGAGGTGTCAaactgacaggactcagggagtGATGAAGGCACTCTGGAGACATTGTGAGTTAGGCACTGAACTGCTAAACTCCaaggtggcagttcaaacactCCAACACTCCAGCCACAccaggggaggaagatgaggctgtatgctcccataaagaattacagttgttgatgtatgtatatgtatggatggtgataagagttgtatgagtccctagtaaaatgtaaaaaaagaaaagaggagaaaaaaatgattagggcaaagaatgtacagatgtgctttatacaattgatgtatgtatatgtatggattgtgctaagagttgtatgagcccctaataaaatgttttaaaaaaagaaaagaattacagTTGCAGTGTGGATTGTTAAGAAccccatggtagttacataatctgttgtcaacttgagacttaagaatggaggggtggagcttaggctgtcaatcaggttgcacttTGATGaccatatttggtggcactaagGAGAGAAAGCTCACGGGAGGCGtggcacatgctcactccctacgGGAGCAGGCAAGACCCATGAtctctgctagagccctggaggtgaaggagccacgtggagagccacGTGGAGCctcctgctagcgctgagatgcttctggatccacgagactttccgcccactggcctgtgatctgcattcagcgtcattgcatgtgtttcatgagtctgaagacgaacttatatagattggtatcggacatgtgagctagtatcggacttatggacttgatctggactgggctgagttgttttctcaatagtcaattgctcttgtatataaagtcctctcttatacacatacgagtgcctatgaatttgtttctctagtcaaccctaacccaaacccccaataaaatgattgattaaaataaaaaaagaattccaGTTGGAACCCCAACAGAAGACtgtaggaatcagaatcaacttgatggtgggggatttggttttttggtttggtgagGGATTAAAGGTTTTTTTGGTGGTGGCTAGGTTGGTTAGGTTTGGTTAGGATcagtagtttaaacccaccagcttgaTCCCCAGAAattagatgtggccatctgctcctgCAATGAtaaacagtcctggaaaccctaagCAGTTCCGctggtcctatggggtcactaggaaccagtccacagcagtgggttgagtgagtgagtgaataggtggggggggggggggaaggcaggTGAGTGTAATTCCCTAGTATGACTTGGGTCCTGGGGAACATGGACAGAGAGCACCAGAGAAGGAACAGGGGCTCCCGCAAACCCACCTTGGTATCCTCCTTGGTGAGGCGGGGCCAGGCCAcattctccttccacttcctcACAAAGCAAGTAATGGAGCGGCTGGAGCGCTTATCCTGGGAGTCCTGCCAGATAGAGCACCTCCGTCTTAAGGCGTAAGGTTTAGAGTGAATCTCCAGTGTCCTGGGGCCTGCTTTCCAGCCAGATCTCACCGTCCTCACCCGCCATGCCTACCTTGGAGTTCACCTTTGCATAGAACTCAATCTCGTTGCACATCTCCACTCCGTCGGCGTTCTTGCAGCTGAAAAGGCACGGTAGCTGAGGGCCGTGGGGAAGGAGAGGTTCCTGGGCAGCCTGGCCGGCCGGGAGGGGAGAGCCGTTACCTGAACACCAGGCGGTGGTCCTCCAGGAGCACGCGGGCATCCGTGCTGTCCTCAACGCAGAACTCCATGAACACGTACTTGGGCCTGTCGTACCACAGGGTCCGGGCGTGCAGCCTGAAGGGGAGTGGAGGTGGGCTTCAGAGAGGTGAGAGAGGCAAGACTGAGGGGTCtttgggaaaggtgggggagaggagatACAGGGACACTTGATGCCACAGGAGACAGACAGGAGTCAAGGAAGCaggtgaaggtgggggggaggggggtctgtGTGATGATGGTCAAACTTGGAACCAATCCCAAATGCGAGAATACAGAGGTAGAAAGGTGGGCAGTTAGGGAGAAGTCACTGAAGTCACACTGCCTCTCATCCCACGGTACAGAGGAAGCCTGGGGCGGGGGCGGTCCTGAGATGCCCTTGGGACTGTGCCTGGGAAATGGGGGACAGGGGCTCCCCAAGGGGGAAGACTGGAGGGGTAACAAGGGGCTCCAGCGACCGGAGACACTCACGTCGCCATGGCGGCTCCAGCGGCCCGGTCGGGTTGAGCGTCCCCAGAGGCCCTCTATCTTTAGATCCGGCCGCCCCACAGCTGCTCCTCCTTTtatggtggggagagggggcgggggagcaCAGCCCGGCCGCGGACTGGGCCATTCATTGCATTTGGGAGGGCTCTGTGAGAAAAGCAcagcccaggggtcctcaaacttttaaaacaggggccacttcactgtcccCCAGACGCGTtccagggccggactatagttaaaaaaaaactatgaacaaattcctatgcacattgcacatatcttattttgaagtaaaaaacaaaacggggcaaaaacgcCCGGCGGcctggataaatgtcctgggcGGGCCGCATGGGGCCGCGGgccgaagtttgaggacccctgaatcaGGGCAAGCGCCAAACCAGACGGAAACACAGAGCGACGGGTGCCCCGGAGGCCGTCCGAGGCTTATTCCTCCAGGCGCCTCATTCACCCTACgccctaaaaataaaaaaaaagaaagagagagagagagaattaattATTGGCCCGAATTAAATCTCAGGGGTGGGGCGGGCTGGGGAGGCCGCCCTGGAAGACAGCTGGCCTGTAGACCCCGCCCACCCGCGCTCCCAGCCAACCAGCGGGCGCGCCGTTGCCATGACAGCGGGGGCGCGGCTGACGTGCGGCGGCGTTTCCGGAAAGATGGCGGCTGTCAAAGCGGCCGTGGCGCCGGCGCCCGGGGTGGCGGCCGCTCAGCCCCCAGCGAAGCAGGAGGcggaggcggaggaggaggagccgCTGCCGCCGTGCGAGTCGGTGCGCTGGGCCCCGGTGGGCGCCGTGGCGGAGGCCGGGCCCGGGGCAGCCGCGTGCTCGGAGGAGGCGGCGGCCGAGGAGCCCGCAGGGAGCCCGGACTCGCCGGGCCGGACGCTGCGGCGGCTGCGGGCCGAGCGGCGGCGGCTGGACTCGGCGCTGCTCGCGCTCTCCTCGCACTTCGCGCAGGTGCAGTTCCGCCTGCGCCAGGTGGTGCGCGGGGCGCCGGCCGAGCAGCAGCGCCTCCTGCGCGAACTCGAGGACTTCGCCTTCCGCGGCTGTCCTCACGTCCTGGGGTGCGGGGACCCAGAGGACGCTGCCAGCGACGAGGGCGACGGGCTGCCCGCGGACCGACCGCGCTCGTGGGGCGAGGACCAGGTGAGGACCACTGAAACCGGGGAGATGGTGCCGGACGTGGACGTCTGGAGACGGGGTGCGGGGTTGCAGAGATGCAGGTGTGTGAGGACGTGAGGAGTGGAGCGTGACGGCATGGACATGCATGGCAAGGGCAACCGGGCAGCGGAAGCAGTGCCGCTCGCTTCCTCTTACCTGCTTCCAAAAACGACGTCCCGAAGTTCTGCGCCTGTTTGCCGATCCAGCCCTCCAGCCCAGG
This window of the Tenrec ecaudatus isolate mTenEca1 chromosome 10, mTenEca1.hap1, whole genome shotgun sequence genome carries:
- the LOC142459897 gene encoding putative protein PTGES3L isoform X2, with product MATLHARTLWYDRPKYVFMEFCVEDSTDARVLLEDHRLVFSCKNADGVEMCNEIEFYAKVNSKDSQDKRSSRSITCFVRKWKENVAWPRLTKEDTKPVWLSVDFDNWRDWEGDEETELAHVEHYAELLKKVSTKAPPPAMDDLDDDSDGAEAPGT